The following proteins are co-located in the Callithrix jacchus isolate 240 chromosome 10, calJac240_pri, whole genome shotgun sequence genome:
- the LOC128929148 gene encoding uncharacterized protein LOC128929148, translated as MNGDAFSLHLPIRAGGSVAAPAMGNSESKIPLSTPLGCLLRNFTKLGYSQTLRKKKLVFLSQVAWPQYKLSNQSHWPLTGTFDFNTLRDLDDFCRRTGKDNEIPYVQAFWDLRTHPDLCSSCSTYQILLARTPRKSSSTISLPPYSSPEDLPEHLSSPANLSNQSPSMARSSSAPSAPPTSEAMPRSSSTPSEPPPSEAALPLASPVVAHTCSHQPTILAPLREVAGAEGLVRVHVPFSLQDLSQIEKGLGSFSADPSTYIKEFQYLTQAYSLTWHDIRVICSSTLTVEEHERILAAARNQADKDHTIDNQIPLGPEAIPGEDPQWDYQANRGSDIPKRDRMIRYLLRGMDAVSKKVVNYDKLREITQLPDENPALFLARLQEALVRYTRLDPASQNGATVLASHFISQSAPDIRKKLKKAEEGPETPIQDLVKMAFKVFNAREDAAEAARQTRMKQKAALQTQALVAALRPAGNQKPKAETHAPPGACFKCGKEGHWSRACPQPRPPTKPCPICHLPGHWKSDCPSFPRCRFLKTDTLALRSRWSPLVGRSLLARN; from the coding sequence atgaacggggacgccttttcgttgcatctgcccatccgcgccggagggtctgtagctgcgcctgccatgggaaattcggagtccaaaatacctctcagcaccccccttgggtgcttgctgcgaaattttaccaaattgggatattcccaaaccctcagaaagaaaaagcttgtcttcctgtcccaggtggcttggccccaatacaaactcagtaaccagtcacactGGCCCCTGACTGGCACTttcgatttcaacaccctccgagatctcgacgatttttgtcgccgcacaggcaaggacaatgaaattccttatgttcaggctttttgggacctccgtacccaccccgacctatgttcttcctgctccacctaccaaatcctcttagctcgtacccctcgtaaatcttcctccactatctctcttcctccctactcctcaccagaggatctgcctgaacatctgtcctctcctgccaatctcagcaaccagtcgccatcaatggcacgctcttcctctgctccctctgcacctcctacctcagaagccatgcctcgctcttcctctactccctccgagccccctccctcagaggccgcacttcctcttgcctctccggtggtggcccacacctgctctcaccaaccaactatcctggccccactccgagaagtggCAGGCGCTGAaggtttagtcagggtccatgttcctttctcactccaagacctgtcgcAAATTGAGAAaggtttaggatccttctcagccgacccgtccacctatattaaggaattccaatacctcactcaagcctacagcctcacttggcatgatattcgcgttatctgttcctccaccctcacagtaGAAGAGCATGAGCGCATCCTAGCGGCAGCCAGAAATCAAGCAGATAAAGACCATACTATAGATAACCAGATTCCCCTAGGCCCCGAAGcaatcccaggtgaagacccccaatgggactatcaggctaatcgagggtctgatatacccaagagggaccgcatgattagatacctcctcaggggaatggatgctgtatctaagaaagttgtaaactatgataaactgagagaaatcacccaactacccgatgagaaccccgccctctttctcgcccgcttgcaagaagccctagtccggtatactcggctagatccagcctcccaaaacggggccactgtattagcctcccattttatctcccaatcagcacccgacataagaaagaaactaaagaaagcagaagaggggccagagactcccatccaagacctggtaaaaatggcctttaaggtattcaatgccagggaagatgcggctgaggctgcccgccaaactcgcatgaagcagaaggctgccctccagacccaagccctagtggcggctctaaggccggcagggaaccagaagcccaaggccgaaacccatgcccctccgggggcatgtttcaaatgtggaaaggaaggacactggtcccgagcctgtccacaaccacggccaccaactaagccttgccctatctgccacctcccgggacactggaagtcagactgccccagcttccccaggtgccggttcctcaaaacagacacactggcgttacgcagccggtGGTCACCCTtggtagggaggagcctgcttgccaggaactga